AACCCCTTTAGCTCCTGAAAACATCCACATTGGTCCCTCTGACTATGTTCCTTGGCAGAAAGACAACAAGGTCTGCTTTATCAGGATGGAAGGAAGGGGTTTTGGCGATGTCCCATTAAACCTTGAATTGAGGCTTTCGGTTGAGGACAGCCCAAACTCTGCAGGGGTTGCAATTGATGCAATAAGATGCCTTAAGCTTGCCTTGGATAGAAAAATGGGTGGTGCCCTTATTGAGCCATCTTCTTACTTTATGAAATCTCCGCTCAAGCAATTTTCAGATACAGAGGCAAAAAGGCTTACTGAGGAATTTATTGCTAATAAAACCTAATGGATAATGTTTTGGAGGAAATAGTCAAAAGGATTGTCAAAAAGACCTCTCCCAATAAAATCATTCTATTTGGAGAAAGGGCAAAGGATGAAAATAAGCGATTGGGTGACTATGATATCTGTGTTCTTAAAAAAGGGATTAAGCATAAAGGCCTTATCTTAACGCCAAAGCCAAGCCTAAAGCCTGTGCTGGTAAGATTTTCCCTTCCAAATAGCCTCTCATAGCCTATCCTTAAGCAAATGGGGTCATACCCATATTCTGTCCCAAAGGTTATCTTTCCCTTGCTATCCTCTGGGACTACTACATCAGAGGAAAGGATAAACCCCTCCTCTCTATAAGCAAATCCAAGCCTTGCCTCTCTTGGAAGCGAGAAACCCTTAAGCCCTCCTCCTAAATTCTTAAAACAAAGCCCAAATGAAATACCTTTCCTTTTGTATAAAAGGTCAATGTTAACAAGACCTGTCCTGGTAACATCCTCATAAATTTTTTCCTGGATAAGGGTAAGGCCTAAGCCTGCTAAAAGGCTTCCTGCAATGGGATAGCCAATGCCAGTAATTACTGCCAAATCATAGGGATTAAATGTGTTTGGAAGGAGAATTCCATTTTCATCCCTTATTTCAAATTCCCCATAGTCTGCCCAGAGCAAGCCAATACCAACCCCTCCTTTTTCTAAAGGCTTTGTTGCTCCAAAGAAGGTGTGGTTAATCCCTCCCGGCCACCTGTTAAACATAAATCCAAAATTGCCCGATATGTCAGAAAGACCCGCTGTATTCCAATAGATGGCAGAGAGGTCATCAGAGAGAGCAGAAAATGCCCCTCCCATAGACAAAGCCCTTGCTCCCACACCCATCCTTAAGAATGCTGCGGATGTCTCTCTTGTTTCATTATCTTTTGCAAATATACTTGCTGAAAGCAATAAAAACAAAACAAATATCCTCATTTTATAATGGCAATCTTCTTTACTGGAAATGCTTTTTTCCTTCCATCCCTTGAAACTGCCTCAATCCTGTAGATATAGATGCCAGGGGCAACATATGATGTATTCCACATAGTTGTTTGCCATCCCTTATCCTTTTCCTCCTCGATCACTGCTACAGGCTCTAATGCTACATTGTAGAGCTTAATGGTAATATGAGAGGCAGAATCTAACCAATAAAAAAGGAAAAATGGCTTACTTTGTTTTAACATAGACCTTGGAATAAAGGGCTAGGGGTATGGTAATGCCCTTTAGCCGTACAATAAAGAGATAATTCTTCTTCCTGTATCCCTTATCCTTTACAAATGCAAGATAAAGCTTGACCTCCTTTCTCTCCCAAGGTTTTAGGCTTATATCCCTCTCATCTAGGATAAGAAATCCTGGATTTGGGCAATCCTCCCAGCCCTCATCAAGGCTTATGTATGAGGAAGAAACCCTTATGGTCTCCAAGGTGCAATCCATAGGCACACCTTGCTTATTCTCAATAATCAATGGCACATTTACTTCAAAAACATAGCCTGGCTTTACCCCCTTTATCATTAAAGACTCTGGAATAAGACCAAATGCCATTGTCTCTGGCATTTTTGGAGGTATCTCTTGTTCTTCTTTGATATGCAAGAGTAGCCTGCTTGAAAGACCCACAGAGATTGCCCCTAGTTCTTCCTTTGTATGAGACCAGATATTTACCTGATATTTCTTGCCAATATGGCTTTTGTCTTCGGGAATCTTAATGATTATATCCGAGAGAGCCCTTTCTTTTGGCTTTAGGTTAAAGCTTGTTTGTGATATATTTACCCAAGAAATCTCTGGGATTGGCTCATATCCTTGCTTTGGGCTATCGGGAATAACTGGCTCAATGACAAGCTCTATCTCCTCATCGCCTGTGTTTATAACTGTAAAGGGAAGGCCTAGCTCTCTTAGGTTGTAATCTTGTCCCATTACCAGGCCATCCAATACTGCCTCGCCAAGCTCTGTGGCTAATC
The nucleotide sequence above comes from bacterium. Encoded proteins:
- a CDS encoding PorV/PorQ family protein, with the translated sequence MRIFVLFLLLSASIFAKDNETRETSAAFLRMGVGARALSMGGAFSALSDDLSAIYWNTAGLSDISGNFGFMFNRWPGGINHTFFGATKPLEKGGVGIGLLWADYGEFEIRDENGILLPNTFNPYDLAVITGIGYPIAGSLLAGLGLTLIQEKIYEDVTRTGLVNIDLLYKRKGISFGLCFKNLGGGLKGFSLPREARLGFAYREEGFILSSDVVVPEDSKGKITFGTEYGYDPICLRIGYERLFGRENLTSTGFRLGFGVKIRPLCLIPFLRTQIS